Proteins co-encoded in one Candidatus Thiodictyon syntrophicum genomic window:
- a CDS encoding 4Fe-4S dicluster domain-containing protein, which yields MNALRTTGNQSAAAAAPYRNDFLKEVEARVEDGEWVKMCMQCGVCAGSCPFGPYWEHTPQKIFMMIRAGKRAEVLGSDAMWMCTSCYNCVVRCPRKLPITQIMHGIASYAQELGMAPKMQPTRDFSIQFWNNCTTTGRVNELKLTMGLYFKDGLVAGFKQGWTMRKIALGLVKAGRLNPFELFGGHGSKDHKGIAAMLKKARDLQAQRQSPNH from the coding sequence ATGAACGCACTGCGTACGACCGGTAACCAGAGCGCCGCCGCGGCGGCACCCTACCGCAACGACTTCCTCAAGGAAGTCGAGGCGCGGGTCGAAGACGGCGAATGGGTCAAGATGTGCATGCAGTGCGGCGTCTGTGCCGGCTCCTGCCCATTCGGCCCTTACTGGGAGCACACGCCGCAGAAGATCTTTATGATGATCCGCGCGGGTAAGCGCGCGGAGGTGCTCGGGTCCGACGCGATGTGGATGTGCACCTCCTGCTACAACTGCGTGGTGCGCTGCCCGCGTAAGCTGCCGATCACCCAGATCATGCACGGCATCGCGAGCTATGCCCAAGAACTGGGCATGGCGCCCAAGATGCAGCCGACGCGCGACTTTTCCATCCAGTTCTGGAACAACTGCACCACGACCGGCCGGGTCAACGAACTCAAATTGACCATGGGCCTGTACTTCAAGGACGGACTGGTGGCGGGCTTCAAGCAAGGCTGGACCATGCGCAAGATCGCGCTGGGGCTGGTCAAGGCCGGGCGGCTCAACCCGTTCGAGCTGTTCGGCGGCCACGGTTCCAAGGACCACAAGGGTATCGCCGCGATGCTGAAAAAGGCCCGCGACCTCCA
- a CDS encoding FAD-dependent oxidoreductase, translated as MADKKFGAYLCTGCGLGEVLDFGTLEKVAQREGKMQVVRRHGFLCSAEGVQSIRDDIANEGVTHVMIAACSRRAKTEAFAFPEVAMARANLREGVVWVLAPGAEHDEVRQEMADDYVRMGCAELKKMAVPAGNPDCASNKRILVVGGGMSGLTAAIEAAETGYEVLLVEKEPALGGWAAKLYKRVPFRAPYAEPQDTGLAELVARVTAHPRIRVYLASTLAETAGAPGRFAVKIAAQDGAITQETVGAIVQASGFSTYDLAKLPELGAGLPGVVDQAGLEHLAKVANGGAIQRADGQAIRSVVFVQCAGQRDEGGTHLPYCSGHCCATSVKQAMYFKDVNPDVDTVVLYTDLRLPGMGEDFYRSAQNKGVLFTKGKVSTVTAAGTGCSVNFRDLILDEEVTLGADLVVLATGQVPNSGVDIDLLVEPAPEGQTPQGQQSADQTPVDLPPVILPPSILNLTYRQGPDLPQLKAGLADSHFICFPYETRRTGIYAAGPVRRPMDMLQATEDATGAALKAIQAVENAAQGRAAHPRSGDLSYPIVRLEGCTQCKRCTVECPFGAIDEDERRFPVFNESRCRRCGTCMGACPVRVISFENYSVDTVGSQIKSLDMPDEFSEKPRILLLACENDAYPALDMAGVSRIVYSAFVRAIPVRCLGSVNTIWLTDALNSGWDGVMLMGCKRGDDYQCHFVKGSELAYYRMSKIDDTLQQLSLEKERVVSFEVAITDSRRVATLINDYAETIKTIGMSPLKGFN; from the coding sequence GTGGCAGATAAAAAATTTGGGGCGTATCTGTGTACCGGCTGCGGCCTGGGCGAGGTGCTCGATTTCGGCACGCTGGAGAAGGTGGCGCAGCGCGAAGGCAAGATGCAGGTGGTCAGACGCCACGGCTTCCTGTGCAGCGCCGAGGGCGTGCAGAGCATTCGCGATGACATCGCCAATGAGGGCGTCACCCATGTCATGATTGCGGCCTGCTCGCGCCGCGCCAAGACCGAGGCCTTCGCGTTTCCGGAGGTCGCCATGGCGCGCGCCAATCTGCGCGAAGGCGTGGTGTGGGTCCTGGCGCCGGGCGCGGAGCATGATGAGGTCCGCCAGGAGATGGCCGACGACTATGTGCGCATGGGTTGCGCCGAGCTCAAGAAGATGGCGGTGCCGGCCGGCAACCCGGACTGCGCCTCGAACAAGCGCATCCTGGTGGTCGGTGGCGGCATGTCGGGTCTGACGGCCGCCATCGAGGCGGCGGAGACCGGCTACGAGGTGCTGCTGGTCGAAAAGGAACCGGCACTCGGCGGCTGGGCGGCCAAGCTGTACAAGCGCGTGCCCTTCCGCGCGCCCTATGCCGAGCCGCAGGACACGGGCCTGGCCGAGCTGGTCGCGCGCGTCACCGCGCACCCCAGGATCCGCGTGTATCTGGCCTCCACCCTGGCCGAGACGGCCGGGGCGCCGGGCCGCTTTGCGGTGAAAATCGCAGCGCAGGACGGCGCCATCACGCAGGAGACCGTCGGCGCCATCGTCCAGGCCAGCGGCTTCTCGACCTATGACCTGGCGAAGCTGCCCGAACTGGGCGCCGGGCTGCCCGGGGTGGTCGATCAGGCCGGTCTGGAGCACCTGGCCAAGGTCGCCAACGGCGGCGCCATCCAGCGCGCCGATGGTCAGGCGATACGCAGTGTGGTCTTCGTTCAGTGTGCGGGCCAGCGCGACGAGGGCGGCACCCATCTGCCCTATTGTTCGGGTCACTGCTGCGCCACCAGCGTCAAGCAGGCGATGTATTTCAAGGACGTCAATCCGGATGTCGATACGGTGGTCCTGTATACGGACCTGCGCCTGCCCGGCATGGGGGAGGATTTTTACCGCAGCGCACAGAACAAGGGCGTGCTCTTCACCAAGGGCAAGGTCAGCACGGTCACGGCGGCGGGCACGGGTTGCAGCGTGAACTTCCGCGACCTGATCCTGGACGAGGAGGTGACGCTCGGCGCCGATCTGGTGGTGTTGGCCACCGGCCAGGTGCCGAACTCGGGTGTCGACATCGACCTCCTCGTCGAGCCGGCGCCCGAGGGCCAGACGCCGCAGGGCCAGCAGAGCGCAGACCAGACCCCGGTGGACCTGCCGCCCGTCATCCTGCCGCCCTCCATCCTGAATCTGACCTATCGCCAGGGTCCCGACCTGCCGCAGCTCAAGGCCGGGCTGGCCGACTCGCACTTCATCTGCTTCCCCTACGAGACGCGCCGCACCGGCATCTACGCGGCCGGCCCGGTGCGCCGTCCCATGGACATGCTGCAGGCCACCGAGGACGCCACCGGCGCGGCACTCAAGGCCATCCAGGCGGTGGAGAACGCGGCGCAGGGCCGTGCCGCCCATCCGCGTTCGGGCGATCTGTCTTACCCGATCGTCCGCCTGGAGGGCTGCACCCAGTGCAAGCGCTGTACGGTGGAGTGCCCGTTCGGTGCCATTGATGAGGACGAGCGGCGCTTCCCGGTCTTCAACGAATCGCGTTGCCGGCGCTGCGGCACCTGCATGGGGGCCTGCCCGGTGCGCGTGATCTCGTTCGAGAACTATTCGGTTGATACGGTGGGCAGCCAGATCAAGTCGCTCGACATGCCCGACGAGTTTTCCGAAAAGCCGCGTATCCTGCTGCTGGCCTGCGAGAACGACGCCTATCCGGCCTTGGACATGGCCGGCGTGTCACGCATCGTCTATTCCGCCTTCGTGCGGGCCATTCCGGTGCGCTGCCTGGGCTCGGTCAATACCATCTGGCTCACCGACGCCCTCAACAGCGGTTGGGACGGCGTGATGCTGATGGGCTGCAAGCGCGGCGATGATTACCAGTGCCACTTCGTCAAGGGGTCGGAACTGGCGTATTACCGCATGAGCAAGATCGACGACACCCTCCAGCAGTTGAGCCTGGAGAAGGAGCGGGTGGTCAGCTTTGAGGTTGCGATCACCGACAGCCGGCGCGTCGCGACCCTGATCAACGACTATGCGGAGACGATCAAGACCATCGGCATGTCGCCGTTGAAGGGGTTCAACTGA
- a CDS encoding CoB--CoM heterodisulfide reductase iron-sulfur subunit A family protein gives MTAPIATSQTILVVGGGISGMTTALEAAECGRDVVLVERSPTLGGRTALLYRYFPKMCHPTCGLEINLRRLKASRRVRVLTMTEVVGISGRRGAYQATLKIRPRYVDDRCTACGDCTAAVSATIPNPYNYGMDRLKAAYLPHAMAYPQRYVLDPSIIGTADADLAKAACKIGAIDLEMQEETVQLDVGAVVWATGWRPYAAEKIQPYGYGRFPNVITSVEFERLADPSGPTGGKLLRPSDGKEAKNIAFIQCAGSRDENHLRHCSRICCMATLKQTQYVREALGDAGQSTVYYIDIRSIDRLEDFYRMVQRDATVRFVKSKVARIAQADNGDPILHGVDTEGYHRYATPHDLVVLAIGMEPESNGIILPDDLITDACGFIEGSADGGMCGAGSAASPLDVNRSAQSATAAALRAMKVIHQTASEEA, from the coding sequence ATGACGGCACCAATCGCGACTAGCCAGACGATTCTCGTGGTCGGCGGTGGCATCAGCGGCATGACGACGGCGCTCGAAGCGGCGGAATGCGGCCGTGACGTGGTCCTGGTCGAACGCAGTCCGACCCTGGGTGGACGCACCGCGCTGCTGTACCGCTATTTTCCGAAGATGTGCCATCCGACCTGCGGGCTGGAGATCAATCTGCGGCGGCTCAAGGCCAGCCGGCGCGTGCGCGTGCTGACCATGACCGAGGTGGTGGGCATCAGCGGCCGGCGTGGGGCCTACCAGGCCACGCTGAAGATCCGTCCGCGCTACGTCGATGATCGCTGTACCGCCTGCGGCGATTGTACGGCCGCGGTCAGCGCGACGATCCCCAATCCCTACAACTATGGCATGGATCGGCTCAAGGCCGCGTACCTGCCGCACGCGATGGCGTATCCGCAGCGTTATGTGCTCGACCCGTCCATCATCGGCACCGCCGATGCGGACCTGGCGAAGGCGGCTTGCAAGATCGGCGCCATCGATCTGGAGATGCAGGAAGAGACAGTCCAACTCGACGTCGGCGCCGTGGTCTGGGCGACCGGCTGGCGGCCCTACGCGGCCGAGAAGATCCAGCCCTACGGTTACGGGCGTTTCCCCAATGTCATCACCAGCGTCGAGTTCGAGCGGTTGGCCGACCCGTCCGGGCCGACCGGCGGCAAGCTGCTGCGGCCATCCGACGGCAAGGAGGCGAAGAACATCGCCTTCATCCAGTGTGCCGGCTCGCGTGACGAGAACCACCTGCGCCACTGCTCGCGGATCTGTTGCATGGCCACCCTGAAGCAGACCCAGTATGTGCGCGAGGCACTGGGCGACGCGGGGCAGTCGACGGTCTATTACATCGACATCCGCTCCATCGATCGCCTGGAGGATTTTTACCGGATGGTGCAGCGCGATGCGACCGTGCGCTTCGTCAAGTCCAAGGTCGCGCGCATCGCGCAGGCCGACAACGGCGACCCGATCCTGCACGGGGTGGACACCGAGGGCTACCACCGCTACGCCACCCCGCACGACCTGGTGGTGCTGGCGATCGGCATGGAGCCCGAGTCCAACGGCATCATCCTGCCGGACGACCTGATCACCGATGCCTGCGGCTTCATCGAGGGCTCGGCCGATGGCGGTATGTGCGGCGCCGGCTCCGCCGCCAGCCCGCTCGACGTGAACCGCTCGGCGCAAAGCGCGACCGCCGCGGCGCTGCGCGCGATGAAAGTCATTCACCAGACGGCCAGCGAGGAGGCATAA
- a CDS encoding ATP citrate lyase citrate-binding domain-containing protein, producing the protein MHITGMLWGAKLLEYVDYPTAQVLGPDASGAQVKDLIDRWGSVLIKPIFKGGIGKKGKSGLIGRATDLATAMREKERLFFVEHRVGNQVAKAEGVTFEGAVPAEHEIYVSIADATRYRAPTLTITHHGGVDIEGLAPDQIATIPFDALTGFKGFIVANALDSIDAPREIISPLVQHLPKLWDLFNNYGMSMLELNPIRMMPTGQGRLSPVACDFKCAFDGDDPTWHRLSLPDNLESASDSAFEIEVNALRTYQGQSDVFVINDQGTITAMTFGGGANALVTELLGDAGNISSDFGGNPPYEKMYDISRIVYKYWLAQSNVLFIIGGKANNTDIYTTFRAMADALRDYFNTQGRRPLFVVVGRGGPNLIRGMAYLRDTLDGLGLPYRMFGHDSAMSGVVNYARDIDSWMRNGGRAEIGRQMGLSSNESESG; encoded by the coding sequence ATGCACATCACCGGGATGCTGTGGGGGGCAAAGCTCCTTGAGTATGTGGACTATCCGACCGCGCAGGTGCTGGGTCCGGACGCGAGTGGCGCGCAGGTCAAGGACCTGATCGACCGCTGGGGTAGTGTGCTGATCAAGCCCATCTTCAAGGGCGGCATCGGCAAGAAGGGCAAGTCCGGGTTGATCGGGCGGGCGACCGACCTGGCCACTGCAATGCGCGAGAAGGAGCGGCTGTTCTTCGTCGAGCACCGGGTCGGCAATCAGGTGGCCAAGGCAGAGGGCGTCACCTTCGAGGGTGCCGTCCCGGCCGAGCACGAGATCTATGTGTCGATCGCGGACGCGACCCGCTACCGGGCCCCGACGCTGACCATCACCCACCACGGCGGCGTCGATATCGAAGGCCTGGCGCCCGACCAGATCGCGACCATCCCATTCGATGCCCTGACCGGCTTCAAGGGGTTCATCGTCGCCAATGCGCTGGACAGCATCGACGCGCCGCGCGAGATCATCAGCCCGCTGGTGCAGCACCTGCCGAAGCTGTGGGACCTCTTCAATAACTACGGCATGAGTATGCTGGAGCTCAATCCCATCCGCATGATGCCGACGGGTCAGGGGCGGTTGAGCCCCGTCGCCTGTGACTTCAAATGCGCCTTCGACGGCGACGACCCGACCTGGCATCGGCTGAGTCTGCCCGACAACCTGGAATCCGCGAGCGACTCGGCCTTCGAGATCGAGGTCAACGCGCTGCGGACCTACCAGGGCCAGTCGGACGTGTTCGTGATCAACGACCAGGGCACCATCACGGCCATGACCTTCGGCGGCGGTGCCAACGCGCTGGTCACCGAGTTGCTGGGCGACGCCGGCAACATCTCCTCGGACTTCGGCGGCAACCCGCCGTACGAGAAGATGTACGACATCAGCCGCATCGTCTACAAGTACTGGCTCGCGCAGAGCAACGTGCTGTTCATCATCGGCGGCAAGGCCAACAACACGGACATCTACACCACCTTCCGGGCCATGGCCGATGCCTTGCGGGACTATTTCAACACCCAGGGCCGGCGGCCGCTGTTCGTCGTCGTCGGGCGCGGCGGACCGAACCTGATCCGCGGTATGGCGTATCTCAGGGACACCCTCGACGGGCTCGGGCTGCCGTATCGGATGTTCGGCCACGACTCGGCCATGAGCGGCGTGGTCAATTACGCCCGCGACATCGACTCCTGGATGCGCAATGGGGGCCGTGCCGAGATCGGCCGCCAGATGGGCCTCTCAAGTAACGAGTCAGAAAGCGGTTAG
- a CDS encoding DUF6399 domain-containing protein, giving the protein MKHRSRLERAEQRGAAVARLATGQPQRHVAAELGVARSTLQDWCKPTPVGAAPAVLAAFVATPEGVQWLHQVVVAAHFVITLHGGAGVRMVCEFLKLSGLSAFVGASYGTHQALNAALEEMVVAVAREQRAALAVGMPHRAITACEDETFHPQILLVMLEPVSNFLLREQYAADRTAATWTQALRAGLDGLNVTVIQGTSDEATALRRHIQTDCAAHHSPDLFHVQQEVSKGTSLHLVRHVKQAGASVAAAQTSLDAERATAQAYDAQSPRPRGRPPAFAPRIEAALAVVVQAEADQVQAQARQAEARELVRELGTLYHPYELEQGQAQPVARIAQRFADVWTRLQQLADAADLPTRARERLAKAQRLTIQFLATITFFFATVQAKVEALNLPPAVELALLTQLIPALYLERVANRSTLAEPRHRLHALSRQLLEPLRQRDHPLQALPEAERARLEQVAGDCADLFQRSSSSVEGRNGQLSLHHHGRHRLSDRKLEALTAVHNFHLRRPDGTTAAERFFGRAHETLFAQVLQRMPLPPPPARRRPRPPKPPALLPVAA; this is encoded by the coding sequence GTGAAGCACCGCTCGCGCCTGGAGCGAGCCGAACAGCGCGGGGCGGCCGTGGCCCGCTTGGCGACGGGGCAGCCGCAACGCCACGTCGCCGCCGAACTGGGCGTGGCGCGCAGCACCTTGCAGGACTGGTGCAAGCCGACCCCGGTCGGCGCGGCCCCGGCGGTGTTGGCAGCCTTCGTGGCGACCCCTGAGGGCGTGCAGTGGCTGCACCAAGTGGTGGTGGCGGCGCACTTCGTCATCACGCTGCACGGCGGTGCCGGGGTGCGGATGGTGTGTGAATTCTTGAAGTTGAGTGGGTTGTCGGCGTTCGTCGGCGCGAGCTATGGCACCCACCAGGCCCTCAATGCGGCCTTGGAGGAGATGGTGGTCGCCGTGGCGCGTGAGCAACGGGCGGCGTTGGCGGTGGGCATGCCGCACCGCGCGATCACGGCGTGCGAGGATGAGACCTTTCATCCGCAGATTTTGTTGGTCATGTTGGAGCCGGTGTCGAACTTTCTGCTGCGCGAACAGTACGCCGCCGATCGCACGGCGGCCACCTGGACGCAGGCGTTGCGCGCGGGTCTGGACGGCTTGAACGTGACCGTGATCCAGGGCACCAGCGACGAGGCCACAGCGTTGCGCCGCCATATCCAGACGGATTGTGCGGCCCATCATTCCCCGGACCTGTTTCATGTGCAACAGGAGGTGTCCAAGGGCACCAGCCTACACTTGGTCCGCCACGTGAAACAGGCGGGCGCCAGCGTCGCGGCCGCCCAGACGTCGCTGGACGCTGAGCGGGCGACCGCGCAGGCCTATGACGCCCAATCCCCGCGTCCGCGCGGGCGCCCACCGGCGTTCGCGCCCCGCATTGAAGCCGCCCTGGCGGTCGTGGTGCAGGCCGAAGCCGATCAGGTACAGGCGCAAGCGCGTCAGGCCGAGGCCCGTGAACTGGTGCGTGAGTTGGGGACCCTCTATCACCCCTATGAGTTGGAGCAGGGACAGGCGCAGCCCGTGGCGCGCATCGCGCAACGCTTTGCCGACGTGTGGACGCGGCTGCAACAGCTGGCCGACGCGGCCGATCTGCCAACGCGCGCCCGTGAGCGCCTGGCCAAGGCGCAGCGCCTGACGATTCAGTTCCTTGCCACCATTACCTTTTTCTTTGCGACCGTGCAGGCCAAGGTCGAGGCGCTGAATCTGCCGCCCGCCGTGGAACTGGCGTTGCTCACGCAGCTGATTCCGGCGCTCTACCTCGAGCGCGTCGCCAATCGCAGCACGCTCGCTGAACCGCGCCACCGTCTGCACGCCCTGAGCCGGCAGTTGCTCGAACCGCTGCGCCAACGCGATCATCCGCTCCAGGCCCTCCCAGAGGCCGAGCGCGCGCGCCTCGAACAGGTGGCCGGTGACTGCGCCGACCTGTTCCAGCGCAGCAGTTCCAGCGTGGAGGGGCGCAACGGCCAACTGTCCCTACATCACCATGGCCGACATCGCCTGAGCGACCGCAAGCTCGAGGCACTGACCGCCGTACATAACTTCCACCTCCGTCGCCCCGACGGGACCACTGCCGCTGAGCGCTTCTTCGGCCGGGCCCACGAAACGCTGTTCGCGCAGGTGCTCCAGCGCATGCCGTTGCCCCCGCCGCCAGCGCGCCGACGACCGCGCCCGCCCAAGCCGCCCGCGCTCCTGCCGGTAGCGGCGTAA